Proteins found in one Xyrauchen texanus isolate HMW12.3.18 chromosome 30, RBS_HiC_50CHRs, whole genome shotgun sequence genomic segment:
- the LOC127623982 gene encoding zona pellucida sperm-binding protein 4-like, protein MAESMGTFHLLALCVWFCAFCHAVPQWSNLPQVPQDSVFQQSGQQGGIPARSGQSLAFQPSDQQFLTPQQTRRQGGNPVQNLQASVLQRTRGGILAKNPQDVVFQPSDRKFLAQQALQQQTAQQVSQAFPPKQPVAQAEPLDKCAVADYEQIQCGPSGISAAECDAINCCFDGQQCYYGKAVTVQCIRDGQFVVVVARDVTLPSLSLDTVRLLGGNDPPCAPVGSTPSFAVYQFPVTACGTSMMEDNGYVVYENRMTSSYEVGTGPLGSITRDSHFELLFQCRYSGTAVQALVVEVNTVPPPPPVAAPGPLRVELRLANGQCVTKGCAEEDAAYTSYYSDADYPVTKVLRQPVYVEVHLLERTDPNIVLMLGHCWATSSPDSLSLPQWDLLVNGCPYQDDRYLTTPVPVDGSSGLQFPTHYKRFIVKMFTFVDPASLAPLQGMVFIHCSTSVCHPSSTGSCEQSCTRQKRDVGENIEKTVVSSGGIFFMAVYCWIKEDAMDFGDSVSLQWINIVEQLG, encoded by the exons ATGGCAGAAAGTATGGGTACGTTTCATCTTTTGGCACTTTGTGTGTGGTTTTGTGCTTTCTGTCATGCTGTTCCACAGTGGAGTAATCTGCCCCAGGTGCCTCAAGATTCAGTCTTTCAGCAAAGTGGCCAACAAGGAGGGATTCCAGCCAGGAGTGGTCAATCTCTTGCATTTCAGCCAAGTGATCAACAGTTTTTAACTCCACAGCAGACTCGACGACAAGGGGGAAATCCAGTCCAGAATCTTCAAGCTTCAGTCCTCCAGCGAACTAGAGGAGGAATTTTAGCCAAGAATCCTCAAGATGTTGTGTTCCAGCCAAGTGATCGGAAGTTTTTGGCTCAACAGGCCCTGCAACAGCAAACCGCACAACAGGTTTCTCAAGCGTTTCCACCCAAGCAGCCAGTGGCACAGGCAGAGCCTCTTGACAAGTGTGCTGTAGCTGATTATGAGCAGATCCAATGTGGACCTTCTGGTATCAGTGCTGCTGAGTGTGACGCTATAAACTGCTGCTTTGATGGACAGCAGTGTTACTATGGGAAAGCCG TGACCGTCCAGTGTATTAGAGATGGCCAGTTTGTGGTTGTGGTGGCTAGAGATGTTACACTGCCTTCACTAAGTCTGGATACAGTCCGTCTGTTGGGTGGAAATGACCCACCTTGTGCTCCAGTTGGGTCCACACCTTCCTTTGCCGTTTACCAATTCCCTGTCACAGCTTGTGGCACAAGCATGATG GAGGACAATGGATATGTGGTGTATGAGAACAGAATGACTTCATCCTATGAAGTGGGGACTGGACCACTTGGTTCCATCACAAGGGACAGTCACTTTGA GCTTCTCTTCCAGTGTAGGTATTCTGGCACTGCTGTTCAAGCTCTGGTTGTGGAGGTCAACACCGTTCCTCCACCTCCACCTGTAGCTGCTCCTGGACCCCTCAGAGTGGAGCTTCGCCTGGCAAATGGACAATGTGTCACAAAAGGATGTGCAGAAG AGGATGCTGCATACACGTCCTACTACAGTGATGCTGATTACCCAGTCACAAAAGTCCTACGACAACCTGTGTATGTTGAGGTGCACCTTTTGGAGAGGACTGACCCCAATATTGTCCTGATGCTGGGACATTGCTGGGCGACATCATCCCCTGATTCCCTCAGCCTGCCTCAGTGGGACCTTCTAGTTAATGG ATGCCCTTACCAGGATGATCGTTACCTCACCACACCGGTTCCTGTGGATGGCTCCTCTGGTCTTCAGTTCCCAACCCATTACAAGCGCTTTATTGTGAAGATGTTCACGTTTGTGGATCCAGCAtcactagctcctctgcagggaATG GTCTTCATCCACTGTAGTACATCGGTGTGCCATCCCTCTTCCACTGGCTCCTGTGAGCAGAGCTGCACCAGGCAAA AAAGAGATGTTGGTGAGAACATTGAAAAGACTGTCGTTTCCAGTGGAGGCATTTTCTTCAT GGCTGTTTACTGCTGGATAAAAGAAGATGCAATGGACTTTGGAGACAGTGTGTCACTGCAGTGGATTAACATAGTGGAGCAGCTCGGGTGA